The Thermomonospora amylolytica sequence GCGGCCTCATCGAGGTGCACGTCCACGACCTCCGCCAGTGGACCCACGACCGCCACCGCACCGTCGACGACACCCCGTACGGCGGCGGCCCCGGCATGGTCATGAAACCCGACCCCTGGGGCGAGGCCCTCGACACCATCGCCCCCCCGCCCACCGCCGCCCCTGACGCCGTACCCGAACGATCCCAGCAGCCGCCGTCCCCGGACGCGGGCGAGCCCGCTGCTCAGACCGGATCTGCGGAGGCCGAGCCCGGTGCCGTGCCGTACGGTGAGCAGCCGCCGGACGCGGGCGCGTCCGCTGATCAAGCCGGATCTTCCATGGCTGAGGGCGGTGCCGTGTCCGAGCGCGGTGCGCAGCCGCCGTCTCCGGGTGCGAGCGTGTCCGCCGGGCAGGCCGAGGCTTCCGCGACCGCGTCGGATACGGCGAGCGGTGCCGCCTCGGATCGGGCCGAGCAGCCGCCGTCCTCCGAGATGAACGTGGTCATCGGCCGGGCGGGGTCTTCCGCGACCGCGTCGGATGCGGTGACAGGCGCCGTGTCCGGACGCGAGGAGCGGCCGTCCTCCCTGGAGGGGGATGAGTCCGCCGGGCGGGTCAGGGCATCTGCGGCGGTGGCCGGTCCGGTGCCTCGGCTGATCGTGCCGACGCCGAGCGGGCGGCCGTTCACCCAGGAGATGGCGGTGGAACTGGCCGCCGAGCCGTGGCTGATCTTCGCCTGCGGGCGGTACGAGGGCATCGACGCGCGGGTCGTCGAGGAGGCCCGTACCCGGATGCGGGTCGACGAGGTGTCCATCGGCGACTACGTGCTGGCCGGAGGAGAGGCCGCGGTGCTGGTCATCGTGGAGGCGGTCGGCCGGCTGGTGCCCGGGGTGCTGGGGAACGCCGAGTCGGTCGCCGACGACTCGTTCGCCCCCGGGGCCATGCAGACGCTGCTGGAGGGCCCCGTCTACACCAAGCCGCCGGTGTGGCGGGACCGCGCCGTTCCGGAGGTGCTGCTGTCGGGCAACCACGGCGCGATCGCCCGCTGGCGCCGCGACCAGGCGCTGCGGCGCACCGTTGCCAACCGTCCCGACCTGGCCGCGTCGCTGGATCCCGGGCGGCTGGACGAACGCGACCGGCAGGTGCTCGCCGAGGCCGGATTGCCGACCGGCGGCGAACCTGTGGCAGACTAGAGCGTCGGCGCCCCATGTCCGGGCTGCCTCACGACTTCCACGAAGCACGATCCACTCTGCGCGGCGCGACGCCCCAGCCCGTTCGGGGCCTCTCGATGCCGGCTTGCGACCACGAGGAACCGCTGTCATGCACACCCTGATCCAGGAGATCGAGAAGGCCGCGATGCGTGCCGACGTCCCGGACTTCCGTCCGGGCGACACGCTGAAGGTGCACGTCCGTGTCACCGAGGGCAACCGGAGCCGGATCCAGGTGTTCCAGGGTGTGGTGATCCGCCGGCAGGGCGGCGGCGCCCGGGAGACCTTCACCGTCCGCAAGGTCAGCTACGGCGTCGGCGTGGAGCGCACGTTCCCGCTCAACAGCCCCTCGATCGACAAGATCGAGGTCGTCACCCGAGGCGACGTCCGCCGCGCCAAGCTGTACTACCTGCGCAACCTGCGCGGCAAGGCCGCCCGCATCAAGGAGCGGCGGGAGTCCTGAGCCGGCGGGCCGCCGCCCTGGCCGCGGCCCCTGGCAGCGCCCCGGGAACCCTGCGCGGTGCCCGGGGCGTTCAGCGTCTTGGTCAAGGCCGCGTCGACAGGACGGATTCTCGTCCCCACGACACGGCGCCGCTGAGGGCCGCCGGCGACGGCCCGCTATAGGCTCGCCTTGATGACTGACGAGGACGATCGGAGAAACGTGCGTTCGGAGGCCGAGGGCGCGGTGCCCAACGAGAAGCAGGCCGTGACCCCTGGTGAGGATGCCGCCGATCGGGCCGATGCACCCGCCGCCGTCGAGGCCGCCGGGAGCGCCGGACCCACCGACGACGCCTCGCCCGGCGAGGACCGGCCCGCCGCCGGGGCCGCCCCTTCCGGCGCCGACGAGCCCGCCGACCGCACTGACGAGGCCGGGTCCTCCGACGACTCCGACCCCGACGCCGACGGCAAGGACAAGAAGCAGGGCTCGTTCTGGAAGGAACTGCCGATCCTGATCGGCGTGGCCCTGATCCTGGCCCTGGTCATCAAGGCGTTCGCCGTGCAGGCGTTCTACATCCCGTCCGCGTCGATGGAGAACACCCTGCAGATCGGCGACCGGGTGCTGGTGAACAAGCTCGTCTACCACACCCGCGACGTCAAGCGCGGCGACATCGTGGTCTTCAACGGCCTGGACTCCTGGAACAGCGAGGTCGAGGTCCCCGAGCCCGCCAACCCCGTCTCCCGCGTCGCACACTGGATCGGCAACGCGTTCGGGGTCGTCCCCGGCGAGAAGGACTACATCAAGCGGGTCATCGGCACCCCCGGCGACCGCGTCAAGTGCTGCGACTCCAAGGGCCGGATGACCGTGAACGGCGTCCCCCTGGACGAGACCTCCTACCTGTACACCGACCCCGTCACCGGCGAGCAGAACAAGCCCTCCGAGGAGCCGTTCGACGTCACCGTCCAGCCCGGCAGCCTCTGGGTGATGGGCGACCACCGCGAGGTCTCCTACGACTCCCGCCAGCACCGCGGCGACCCCGGCGGCGGCGCCATCCCCGAGAACCGGGTCATCGGCCGCGCCTTCGTCGTCGTGTGGCCCCTCGACCGCGTGGACACCCTTCCCATCCCCGACACGTTCGAGCAACCCGCCCTCAACGCCGCCGCCACCCTCCTCCCCGCCACCCCGCTGGCGCTGGGCTTCGCCGGCGCGTTCCCCGTGGTCTGGCTCCACCGCCGCCTACGCCTGCGCCGCCGATAATCCCGTCGCCACGCCGACGGCCCGGCGACGTCACGAAGCGCCCGGCCAACGTCCCATCACCTGCGGAAGGTTCGTCTCGAACGCCGCTGCGCCGTCGAAATCGGCGCTCGGTCGGCATGCCGGGGTGATCTGCCGGCCGTGGAGCGGCGATCCTCCCGAACCGGGAGACCTCTCGACAGGCGATCTCGTCGCTGCCGTGCTCTGATGCGTGGCGCCTTCGAGGCGGCAGTGGCCCGGGGCGTGCACGGTGTCCGAGGAGAAGGACGGCGAGGTCGCTGGTGACGCTCGCGAACTGTGTGGTGTCGCTGGTGGAGGAGCCGAGAACGAACGCCGGCAGGTGAGGCTTCCCTGAAGGTGTTCGTGGTCGGTGCCGAGGCCGGCGCTCCCGATGCATTCAAATGGCATGTCACGGTACGACGTTCACATTGATCTGTGGGTGTTGTGAGCGGACGGACCGAGGTGGTGGGTTCAGCGGATTCGATGGGTTCGCTGGGGCCGATGGTTCGCTGGGTCGGCAGTGTCGGCAGGTTCGGCAGTGCCGGTGGGTTCGTGGGTCGGCGGATTTGGCGGGTTCGGCAGGGCTGGCGAGTTGGTGGGATTGGTGGCTCGGCGGGTTCGTAGTGCCAGCGGGCTTGGCAGGTTCGGCAGGGCTGGTGAGTTAGTGGGTTCGGCGGGTTCGGCAGTGCCGGTGGGTTCGTGGGTTTGGCGGACTCAGCGGGTTCGTGGGTTTGGCGGGTTCGTGGGTCGGCGGGTTTGGCGGGTTCGGTAGGGCTGGCGAGTTGGTGGGACTGGCGGCTCGGCGGGTTCGGCGGGTCTGGCGGGTTCGTGGGGGCGGCGGGTTCGGTGGGGTCGGCGGTTCAGCGGGCTGGTGGGTTTGGTGGAGTGCGGTGGGGCGGTGGGAGATCCGCGCTGCGAAGAGTGCCGGTAGAACGTACGCTTCGGTGCATGATGAGGCGTCCGCTCCGGTTCACCCCCCGTCGTGACGCGGGGCTGTACGGGCTTGAGCGTGCTCTCGGGCATGCGGGGTTCACGCCGGTGGCGGGGGTGGACGAGGCCGGGCGCGGGGCGTGCGCGGGGCCGTTGGTGGTCGGGGCGGCGATCCTGCCGGCCGGGCGGCGGGGCGTGATCGACGGGCTGGCCGACTCCAAGCTGCTGACCCCGGGGCGCCGGGAGGAACTGTACGCGGAGATCGTCGAGCGGGCCGTGGCGTGGACGGCGGTGGTCATCCCCCGGCATGACATCGACCGGATCGGGCTGCACCGCTGCAACATCACCGGCATGCGCCGTGCGCTGGTGGGGCTGGCGGTCCGCCCGGCGTACGTGCTCAGTGACGGCTTCCGGGTCCCCGGGCTGGAGGTGCCGGCGCTGGCCGTGCCCAAGGGGGACCAGGTCGCGGCGTGCGTCGCGGCCGCCTCGATCATCGCCAAGGTCACCCGGGACAGGCTGATGACGGAACTGCACGAGCGCTACCCCCAGTACGGATTCGCCGACCACAAGGGCTACATCACCCGCGAGCACACGGCCGCCCTCGCCGCCCACGGTCCGTGCCCCGAACACCGCCTGTCGTTCGTGAACGTGGCCCGCGTGCGGAACAATGGGGCTCAGGCCGACGTGTTCGACCTGGCGGGGGAGGGAGCGAGAGCGTGAGCGCCGAAGATCTCGAGAAATACGAGACCGAGATGGAGCTGCAGCTCTATCGCGAATACCGCGACGTGGTCGGCCTGTTCACCTACGTCGTGGAGACCGAGCGCCGCTTCTACCTGACCAACTCCGTCGACCTCCAGGTCCGCAGCGCCGAGAACGGCGAGATCTTCTTCGAGGTCACCATGCAGGACGCCTGGGTGTGGGACATGTACCGCCCCGCCCGCTTCGTCAAGAACGTCCGCGTGGTCACCTTCAAGGACGTCAACATCGAGGAACTGGCCAAGTCCGATCTGGAACTCCCCACCGACACCTGATCCGCCCCGAACGGCCCCACGCCTCACCCGTCCAGATCACGTCCGCGCAAACCACCTCCCGCCGCCACCTGACGTCACCGCACACGCCCGGCGGCCTCCGCTCGTTGCGGCCCCTGGAAAGCGCTTCACAAGGTCCACGGGACACGCTCTGGGTTCTGTCTGGCGAATCTGGGGGCTGCATCCGGGCCGTCAGGGGCCGGTCTGAGCAGTAAACGGGCTGTTCATGGCCATCGAGGACGCGGCGACTGTCTTACCGGCGCGGTCGCCGCCGGTCGCCGGGCACGCTCTGGTGTGGACGGAGGGTGGGGCCCGATGGGTGGTCATGGGGGTTGGAGGGGTCGGGAGGGACGGGGTTTCTTGGGGCGGCGGAGGCGCCAGCCGGTTTGGGCGCGTTCTACGAAGCCGGCGGCGGCCAGTTGTCCCAGGCGGCCTGTGGCGGTGGAGAGGTCGACCCCGGCTTTCACGGCGATCTGGGCGGTGCCTGCGGAACCTCGTGCGGGCAGGGCCTCGAGAACGGCACGGGTGGTGGGATCCAGGGCGTCGTGGGGGAGGAGGGGGCCCTGGGGGACGGGGGCCAGATCGACGCCGATGGTGCCGATCTCTTCGAGGACCTCGGCCGAGTTGGTGACGCACCGGGCGGGGGGAACCTCGCGCAGCAGCCTGTGACAGCCGACGGAGGTCAGGGAGTCGACGGGGCCGGGTACCGCCATCAGGGGACGGCCCAGGTCGCGGGTGTGGGCGGCGGTGTTGAGGGCTCCGCTGCGGGCGGCGGCCTCGATCACGACGGTGCCCCGGGCCAGCGCGGCGATGAGGCGGTTGCGGATCAGGAAGCGCAGACGG is a genomic window containing:
- the rplS gene encoding 50S ribosomal protein L19; translation: MHTLIQEIEKAAMRADVPDFRPGDTLKVHVRVTEGNRSRIQVFQGVVIRRQGGGARETFTVRKVSYGVGVERTFPLNSPSIDKIEVVTRGDVRRAKLYYLRNLRGKAARIKERRES
- the lepB gene encoding signal peptidase I, with translation MTDEDDRRNVRSEAEGAVPNEKQAVTPGEDAADRADAPAAVEAAGSAGPTDDASPGEDRPAAGAAPSGADEPADRTDEAGSSDDSDPDADGKDKKQGSFWKELPILIGVALILALVIKAFAVQAFYIPSASMENTLQIGDRVLVNKLVYHTRDVKRGDIVVFNGLDSWNSEVEVPEPANPVSRVAHWIGNAFGVVPGEKDYIKRVIGTPGDRVKCCDSKGRMTVNGVPLDETSYLYTDPVTGEQNKPSEEPFDVTVQPGSLWVMGDHREVSYDSRQHRGDPGGGAIPENRVIGRAFVVVWPLDRVDTLPIPDTFEQPALNAAATLLPATPLALGFAGAFPVVWLHRRLRLRRR
- a CDS encoding ribonuclease HII; its protein translation is MMRRPLRFTPRRDAGLYGLERALGHAGFTPVAGVDEAGRGACAGPLVVGAAILPAGRRGVIDGLADSKLLTPGRREELYAEIVERAVAWTAVVIPRHDIDRIGLHRCNITGMRRALVGLAVRPAYVLSDGFRVPGLEVPALAVPKGDQVAACVAAASIIAKVTRDRLMTELHERYPQYGFADHKGYITREHTAALAAHGPCPEHRLSFVNVARVRNNGAQADVFDLAGEGARA
- a CDS encoding DUF2469 domain-containing protein; its protein translation is MSAEDLEKYETEMELQLYREYRDVVGLFTYVVETERRFYLTNSVDLQVRSAENGEIFFEVTMQDAWVWDMYRPARFVKNVRVVTFKDVNIEELAKSDLELPTDT